The Sebastes fasciatus isolate fSebFas1 chromosome 4, fSebFas1.pri, whole genome shotgun sequence genome window below encodes:
- the LOC141765771 gene encoding uncharacterized protein LOC141765771, translated as MTAYIDFECKEFEMRDFFLTTLEQTCRVQLNDSEAKITPSTSEGRILLEVQQDELGNFFDCLPEQQDNNWGQEKNLLQREISGLKAQLAKAQAKRDPSPARDKSLKSELDKLSWTLNNAQKDLSKKDTIIKNQDFQLKKIGLMLNNAQQDLSKKDTIIKSQDFQLKKVGLMMNNAPKDLSEKDGIIKSQNFLLVKLKGEIEALRKELEEKESVILAERKMLAVARTNMEWEMEGLLQTEREDRQGHLNKTKADLQKTKEDLQKTKDEAKPHQAQLNEQRAEIQKLTADLKKSEDLLKTEKQFFQTRIVTIREETDKFMSDCLPAMEELRADKSQIMAALKYSEEELKSVHDMWREDKSSHLAELEKSQRSHLVQLNKQDEVHKNTMADLKKNFEDQLASDRLLWQQEKTSLLEETEKTSSSFAAQLHEDKSSHLAELETSQRSHLAQLKMQDEEHKTIVADLKTKFEDQLASDRLLWQQEKTSLLEETVKTSSSFAAQLHEQKQSNDTLVAALEKAEQQIESHRIECQESSLLQAKATESVQQTLQEKEQEWTTTESSLRSQLADLENQIAKKKNRTKWYKIF; from the exons ATGACGGCATACATTGACTTCGAGTGCAAGGAGTTTGAAATGAGGGATTTCTTTCTCACTACCCTGGAACAAACATGCAGGGTTCAACTGAACGACAGCGAGGCGAAGATCACCCCCAGTACATCTGAGGGGAGAATCCTCCTGGAGGTCCAACAGGACGAACTGGGCAATTTCTTTGATTGTCTTCCTGAACAGCAGGACAACAACTGGGGTCAAGAGAAGAACCTGTTGCAGAGGGAGATATCTGGCCTGAAAGCCCAGCTCGCTAAGGCTCAGGCTAAACGTGATCCCTCTCCGGCCAGGGATAAGTCCCTGAAATCCGAGTTGGATAAGCTCAGCTGGACGCTGAACAATGCTCAAAAGGACCTGAGCAAGAAGGACACAATCATCAAGAACCAGGACTTCCAGTTGAAGAAGATCGGCTTGATGCTGAACAACGCTCAACAAGACCTGAGCAAGAAGGACACAATCATTAAGAGCCAGGACTTCCAGCTGAAGAAGGTCGGCTTGATGATGAACAATGCTCCAAAAGACCTGAGCGAGAAAGACGGCATCATCAAGAGCCAAAACTTCCTGTTGGTGAAGTTGAAGGGGGAGATTGAGGCACTTCGAAAGGAATTGGAGGAAAAGGAGTCTGTGATCCTCGCTGAAAGGAAGATGCTCGCTGTGGCTAGAACAAACATGGAGTGGGAGATGGAGGGCTTGCTCCAGACTGAGAGGGAAGACCGACAAGGACACCTGAACAAGACAAAGGCGGACCTCCAAAAGACAAAGGAGGACCTCCAAAAGACGAAGGATGAGGCAAAGCCCCATCAAGCCCAGCTGAacgagcagagagcagagatacaGAAGCTCACAGCAGATCTGAAAAAGTCAGAAGATCTGCTGAAGACTGAGAAACAATTCTTTCAGACGAGGATTGTCACCATCCGGGAGGAGACAGACAAATTCATGTCCGACTGTCTGCCTGCAATGGAAGAACTCAGAGCCGATAAGAGTCAGATCATGGCTGCTCTAAAGTATtctgaggaggagctgaagTCTGTACATGACATGTGGCGGGAGGACAAGTCTTCCCACTTGGCAGAGCTGGAAAAATCCCAGCGCTCCCATCTTGTCCAGCTGAATAAGCAGGACGAGGTGCACAAGAACACCATGGCTGATCTGAAGAAAAACTTTGAAGATCAGCTAGCTAGTGACCGTCTCCTCTGGCAGCAGGAAAAAACCTCTCTGCTGGAGGAGACTGAGAAAACCAGCTCCTCCTTTGCTGCTCAGCTACACGAGGACAAGTCTTCCCACTTGGCAGAGCTGGAAACATCCCAGCGCTCCCATCTTGCCCAGCTGAAGATGCAAGACGAGGAGCACAAGACCATCGTGGCTGATCTGAAGACAAAGTTTGAAGATCAGCTAGCGAGTGACCGTCTCCTCTGGCAGCAGGAAAAAACCTCCCTGCTGGAGGAGACTGTGAAAACCAGCTCCTCCTTTGCTGCTCAGCTGCACGAGCAAAAACAGAGCAACGACACCCTCGTGGCTGCTCTGGAGAAGGCTGAGCAGCAGATAGAGAGCCATCGCATCGAGTGCCAGGAGTCATCCCTCCTTCAGGCCAag GCCACCGAAAGCGTCCAGCAGACTCTGCAGGAGAAAGAACAGGAGTGGACGACCACTGAGAGCTCCCTGAGGTCCCAGCTGGCGGATCTTGAGAACCAGATCgccaaaaaaaagaacaggACCAAGTGGTATAAGATCTTCTGA
- the LOC141765754 gene encoding histone H1-like isoform X2, with translation MAEEAAPVQAAPAAKAAKKKVSKPKKTGPSVRDLIVKAVAASKERSGVSLAAVKKALAAGGYDVDKNKARVKTNIKTLVANGTLVQLKGTGASGSFKISKQAAEKPKPAKKAAPKAKKPAAKKPAAAKKPKTVKKPVAAKKSPKNPKKPAKSPKKPAKSPKKATKALKVTKSPKKMVKKAPAVKKAPAKKVAKPKAKKAAPKKK, from the exons ATGGCAGAAGAAGCAGCTCCAGTTCAAGCCGCCCCGGCGGCCAAAGCAGCCAAGAAGAAGGTCTCCAAACCGAAGAAGACTGGCCCCAGCGTCAGAGACCTCATCGTTAAAGCTGTGGCCGCATCCAAGGAGCGGAGCGGCGTGTCTCTGGCCGCCGTCAAGAAGGCTCTGGCTGCCGGAGGCTACGATGTGGACAAGAACAAGGCCCGCGTCAAGACCAACATCAAGACCCTGGTGGCTAATGGGACTCTGGTCCAGCTCAAGGGGACCGGGGCCTCCGGCTCCTTCAAGATCAGCAAGCAGGCTGCAGAGAAGCCGAAGCCAGCCAAGAAAGCCGCTCCTAAAGCCAAGAAGCCCGCAGCCAAGAAACCCGCAGCGGCTAAAAAGCCCAAGACGGTGAAGAAGCCGGTAGCCGCGAAGAAATCCCCGAAGAA CCCCAAGAAACCAGCCAAGAGCCCCAAGAAACCAGCCAAGAGCCCCAAGAAGGCGACTAAGGCTCTCAAGGTGACCAAGAGTCCCAAGAAGATGGTCAAAAAGGCCCCTGCTGTCAAGAAAGCTCCCGCTAAGAAGGTTGCCAAACCCAAAGCCAAGAAAGCAGCACCCAAGAAGAAGTGA
- the LOC141765755 gene encoding histone H2B 1.2-like produces the protein MPDAPSVKAPKKGSKKAVTKTASKTGKKRRKSRKESYAIYVYKVMKQVHPDTGISSKAMGIMNSFVGDIFERIAGEASRLAHYNKRSTITSREIQTAVRLLLPGELAKHAVSEGTKAVTKYTSSK, from the coding sequence ATGCCGGACGCCCCCTCAGTCAAAGCGCCCAAGAAGGGCTCAAAGAAAGCCGTCACCAAGACCGCCAGCAAGACCggcaagaagaggagaaagtccAGGAAGGAGAGCTACGCCATCTACGTGTACAAAGTGATGAAGCAGGTCCACCCAGACACCGGCATCTCCTCCAAAGCCATGGGCATCATGAACTCCTTTGTGGGCGACATCTTTGAGCGCATCGCCGGTGAGGCCTCCCGTCTGGCTCACTACAACAAGCGCTCCACCATCACTTCCAGGGAGATCCAGACCGCTGTCCGCCTGCTGCTGCCCGGTGAGCTGGCAAAGCACGCCGTGTCTGAGGGAACCAAGGCTGTGACCAAGTACACCAGCTCCAAGTAA
- the LOC141766851 gene encoding histone H3-like: MNEYTDSPPSVQCWEALRRLAIKNVPVDTYHKSTGGKAHRKQLATKAARKSAPATGGVKKPHRYRPGTVALREIRRYQKSTELLIRKLPFQRLVREIAQDFKTDLRFQSSAVMALQESSEAYLVGLFEDTNLCAIHAKRVTIMPKDIQLARRIRGERA; encoded by the exons ATGAATGAGTACAC ggacagcccaccaagcgtccaatgttgggaagcgttgcgtcgcctcgcgataaaaaacgtccctgtggacacgtaccataagtcTACCGGAGGCAAAGCCCACAGGAAGCAGCTGGCCACCAAGGCTGCCCGTAAGAGCGCCCCGGCCACCGGCGGCGTGAAGAAGCCTCACCGTTACAGGCCCGGTACCGTGGCTCTGAGAGAGATCCGTCGCTACCAGAAATCCACGGAGCTGCTGATCCGCAAGCTGCCCTTCCAGCGCCTGGTGAGAGAAATCGCTCAGGATTTCAAGACCGACCTGCGCTTCCAGAGCTCCGCTGTCATGGCTCTGCAGGAGTCCAGTGAGGCTTACCTGGTCGGCCTGTTCGAGGACACCAACCTGTGCGCCATCCACGCCAAGAGGGTCACCATCATGCCCAAAGACATCCAGCTGGCCCGTCGCATCCGCGGAGAGCGAGCTTAA
- the LOC141765758 gene encoding histone H1-like encodes MAEEAAPVQAAPAAKAAKKNVSKPKKTGPSVRDLIVKAVAASKERSGVSLAAVKKALAAGGYDVDKNKARVRTNLKTLVANGTLVQLKGTGASGSFKVSKQAAEKPKPAKKAAPKAKKPAAKKPAAAKKPKTVKKPVAAKKSPKKAKKPAAAKKAVKSPKKPAKSPKKATKALKVTKSPKKVVKKAPAVKKAPAKKVAKPKAKKAAPKKK; translated from the coding sequence ATGGCAGAAGAAGCAGCTCCAGTTCAAGCCGCCCCGGCGGCCAAAGCAGCCAAGAAGAATGTCTCCAAACCGAAGAAGACTGGCCCCAGCGTCAGAGACCTCATCGTTAAAGCTGTGGCCGCATCCAAGGAGCGGAGCGGCGTGTCTCTGGCCGCCGTCAAGAAGGCTCTGGCTGCCGGAGGCTACGATGTGGACAAGAACAAGGCCCGCGTAAGGACCAACCTCAAGACCCTGGTGGCTAATGGGACTCTGGTCCAGCTCAAGGGGACCGGGGCCTCCGGCTCCTTCAAGGTCAGCAAGCAGGCTGCAGAGAAGCCGAAGCCAGCCAAGAAAGCCGCTCCTAAAGCCAAGAAGCCCGCAGCCAAGAAACCCGCAGCGGCTAAAAAGCCCAAGACGGTGAAGAAGCCGGTAGCCGCGAAGAAATCCCCGAAGAAGGCGAAGAAACCCGCAGCGGCCAAGAAAGCAGTCAAGAGCCCCAAGAAACCAGCCAAGAGCCCCAAGAAGGCGACTAAGGCTCTCAAGGTGACCAAGAGTCCCAAGAAGGTGGTCAAAAAGGCCCCTGCAGTCAAGAAAGCTCCCGCTAAGAAGGTTGCCAAACCCAAAGCCAAGAAAGCAGCACCCAAGAAGAAGTGA
- the LOC141766850 gene encoding histone H4-like, which translates to MIYCNEDETQQHLLMDCYRAQEVWSMLPGLGLAHEVGYKSVIKGGKGLGKGGAKRHRKVLRDNIQGITKPAIRRLARRGGVKRISGLIYEETRGVLKVFLENVIRDAVTYTEHAKRKTVTAMDVVYALKRQGRTLYGFGG; encoded by the exons ATGATTTATTGTAACGAAGACGAGACGCAGCAACACCTGCTCATGGACTGTTACAGAGCTCAGGAGGTCTGGTCCATGCTCCCAGGCCTCGGCCTGGCTCATGAAGTCGGTTATAAATCTGTGAT caaaggagGAAAAGGACTCGGTAAAGGAGGCGCAAAGCGTCACCGTAAAGTCCTCCGTGATAACATCCAGGGAATCACCAAGCCCGCTATCCGCCGTCTGGCTCGCCGTGGTGGAGTGAAGCGTATCTCCGGTCTGATCTACGAGGAGACCCGCGGTGTGTTGAAGGTGTTCCTGGAGAATGTGATCCGTGATGCCGTCACCTACACCGAGCACGCCAAGAGGAAGACCGTGACCGCCATGGATGTGGTGTATGCTCTGAAGAGACAGGGACGCACTCTGTACGGCTTCGGTGGATAA
- the LOC141765757 gene encoding histone H2B 1.2-like, with amino-acid sequence MPDPVKAPKKGSKKAVTKTASKTGKKRRKSRKESYAIYVYKVMKQVHPDTGISSKAMGIMNSFVGDIFERIAGEASRLAHYNKRSTITSREIQTAVRLLLPGELAKHAVSEGTKAVTKYTSSK; translated from the coding sequence ATGCCGGACCCCGTCAAAGCGCCCAAGAAGGGCTCAAAGAAAGCCGTCACCAAGACCGCCAGCAAGACCggcaagaagaggagaaagtccAGGAAGGAGAGCTACGCCATCTACGTGTACAAGGTGATGAAGCAGGTCCACCCAGACACCGGCATCTCCTCCAAAGCCATGGGCATCATGAACTCCTTTGTGGGCGACATCTTTGAGCGCATCGCCGGTGAGGCCTCCCGTCTGGCTCACTACAACAAGCGCTCCACCATCACTTCCAGGGAGATCCAGACCGCTGTCCGCCTGCTGCTGCCCGGTGAGCTGGCAAAGCACGCCGTGTCTGAGGGAACCAAGGCAGTGACCAAGTACACCAGCTCCAAGTAA
- the LOC141765780 gene encoding histone H2A-like yields MSGRGKTGGKTRAKAKTRSSRAGLQFPVGRVHRHLRKGNYAQRVGAGAPVYLAAVLEYLTAEILELAGNAARDNKKTRIIPRHLQLAVRNDEELNKLLGGVTIAQGGVLPNIQAVLLPKKTEKAAKSK; encoded by the coding sequence ATGAGCGGAAGAGGCAAAACCGGCGGAAAGACCAGAGCTAAGGCAAAGACCCGCTCTTCTCGTGCTGGGCTCCAGTTCCCAGTCGGTCGTGTTCACAGGCATCTGCGTAAAGGAAACTATGCGCAGCGTGTGGGCGCCGGCGCCCCCGTCTACCTGGCGGCTGTGCTGGAGTACCTGACCGCTGAGATCCTGGAGTTGGCTGGAAACGCTGCCCGCGACAACAAGAAGACCCGTATCATCCCCCGTCACCTGCAGCTGGCTGTCCGCAACGACGAGGAGCTCAACAAGCTGCTGGGCGGAGTGACCATCGCTCAGGGCGGCGTGCTGCCCAACATCCAGGCTGTTCTGCTGCCCAAGAAGACCGAGAAGGCCGCCAAGTCCAAGTAA
- the LOC141765756 gene encoding histone H3 yields the protein MARTKQTARKSTGGKAPRKQLATKAARKSAPATGGVKKPHRYRPGTVALREIRRYQKSTELLIRKLPFQRLVREIAQDFKTDLRFQSSAVMALQESSEAYLVGLFEDTNLCAIHAKRVTIMPKDIQLARRIRGERA from the coding sequence ATGGCAAGAACCAAGCAGACCGCTCGTAAGTCTACCGGAGGCAAAGCCCCCAGGAAGCAGCTGGCCACCAAGGCTGCCCGTAAGAGCGCCCCGGCCACCGGCGGCGTGAAGAAGCCTCACCGTTACAGGCCCGGTACCGTGGCTCTGAGAGAGATCCGTCGCTACCAGAAATCCACGGAGCTGCTGATCCGCAAGCTGCCCTTCCAGCGCCTGGTGAGAGAAATCGCTCAGGACTTCAAGACCGACCTGCGCTTCCAGAGCTCCGCTGTCATGGCTCTGCAGGAGTCCAGTGAGGCTTACCTGGTCGGCCTGTTCGAGGACACCAACCTGTGCGCCATCCACGCCAAGAGGGTCACCATCATGCCCAAAGACATCCAGCTGGCCCGTCGCATCCGCGGAGAGCGCGCTTAA
- the LOC141765754 gene encoding histone H1-like isoform X1, translating into MAEEAAPVQAAPAAKAAKKKVSKPKKTGPSVRDLIVKAVAASKERSGVSLAAVKKALAAGGYDVDKNKARVKTNIKTLVANGTLVQLKGTGASGSFKISKQAAEKPKPAKKAAPKAKKPAAKKPAAAKKPKTVKKPVAAKKSPKKSKKPAAAKKAVKSPKKPAKSPKKPAKSPKKATKALKVTKSPKKMVKKAPAVKKAPAKKVAKPKAKKAAPKKK; encoded by the coding sequence ATGGCAGAAGAAGCAGCTCCAGTTCAAGCCGCCCCGGCGGCCAAAGCAGCCAAGAAGAAGGTCTCCAAACCGAAGAAGACTGGCCCCAGCGTCAGAGACCTCATCGTTAAAGCTGTGGCCGCATCCAAGGAGCGGAGCGGCGTGTCTCTGGCCGCCGTCAAGAAGGCTCTGGCTGCCGGAGGCTACGATGTGGACAAGAACAAGGCCCGCGTCAAGACCAACATCAAGACCCTGGTGGCTAATGGGACTCTGGTCCAGCTCAAGGGGACCGGGGCCTCCGGCTCCTTCAAGATCAGCAAGCAGGCTGCAGAGAAGCCGAAGCCAGCCAAGAAAGCCGCTCCTAAAGCCAAGAAGCCCGCAGCCAAGAAACCCGCAGCGGCTAAAAAGCCCAAGACGGTGAAGAAGCCGGTAGCCGCGAAGAAATCCCCGAAGAAGTCGAAGAAACCTGCAGCGGCCAAGAAAGCTGTCAAGAGCCCCAAGAAACCAGCCAAGAGCCCCAAGAAACCAGCCAAGAGCCCCAAGAAGGCGACTAAGGCTCTCAAGGTGACCAAGAGTCCCAAGAAGATGGTCAAAAAGGCCCCTGCTGTCAAGAAAGCTCCCGCTAAGAAGGTTGCCAAACCCAAAGCCAAGAAAGCAGCACCCAAGAAGAAGTGA
- the LOC141765759 gene encoding histone H2B 1.2-like → MPDAPSVKAPKKGSKKAVTKTASKTGKKRRKSRKESYAIYVYKVMKQVHPDTGISSKAMGIMNSFVGDIFERIAGEASRLAHYNKRSTITSREIQTAVRLLLPGELAKHAVSEGTKAVTKYTSSK, encoded by the coding sequence ATGCCGGACGCCCCCTCAGTCAAAGCGCCCAAGAAGGGCTCAAAGAAAGCCGTCACCAAGACCGCCAGCAAGACCggcaagaagaggagaaagtccAGGAAGGAGAGCTACGCCATCTACGTGTACAAGGTGATGAAGCAGGTCCACCCAGACACCGGCATCTCCTCCAAAGCCATGGGCATCATGAACTCCTTTGTGGGCGACATCTTTGAGCGCATCGCCGGTGAGGCCTCCCGTCTGGCTCACTACAACAAGCGCTCCACCATCACTTCCAGGGAGATCCAGACCGCTGTCCGCCTGCTGCTGCCCGGTGAGCTGGCAAAGCACGCCGTGTCTGAGGGAACCAAGGCTGTGACCAAGTACACCAGCTCCAAGTAA
- the LOC141765760 gene encoding histone H4 has product MSGRGKGGKGLGKGGAKRHRKVLRDNIQGITKPAIRRLARRGGVKRISGLIYEETRGVLKVFLENVIRDAVTYTEHAKRKTVTAMDVVYALKRQGRTLYGFGG; this is encoded by the coding sequence ATGAGTGGAAGAGGCAAAGGAGGAAAAGGACTCGGTAAAGGAGGCGCAAAGCGTCACCGTAAAGTCCTCCGTGATAACATCCAGGGAATCACCAAGCCCGCTATCCGCCGTCTGGCTCGCCGTGGTGGAGTGAAGCGTATCTCCGGTCTGATCTACGAGGAGACCCGCGGTGTGTTGAAGGTGTTCCTGGAGAATGTGATCCGTGATGCCGTCACCTACACCGAGCACGCCAAGAGGAAGACCGTGACCGCCATGGATGTGGTGTATGCTCTGAAGAGACAGGGACGCACTCTGTACGGCTTCGGTGGATAA